In Chloroherpetonaceae bacterium, the genomic window GCGCTCCATCGCTTCAGCCACAGGGTCGTGTGGCTGCTCTGGATTGAAGTCTTTGAAGCGCTCTCCACGGTAGTCTTCTTCGGTGAGCTTATAGCGCTGAATCATTGTGCCCATTGCGCCATCGAGAACCAGAACGCGCGTTTTCAGCAGCTCGTGAATTGTCGGCTGTGGCATATCGCTATGATTGAAGTTGGACTGCGAAATCGGTATTTCGGCAAGGCGAGGGTAGAAAACAAAAAAGCCTCTCCGATCTGGAAAGGCAGCCGTGTGAAGCGATTACTGGACACGACCCCATTCGGAGCGACTTTCGAGCGTCTCGCCGCCGAAAGCCTTTAACGCCGTGTCCATACCTAATGGCGCGTTAAAGTATTCAAAATATACGCAAGATATACATCGTTTTCAAAAATGACAAAGCGGCAAGAGGAGTTTGCCGCTTTGCTTTCCTTCAATCCGTCAAGTCTTCTGCTCTCTTGGGTGCAGCCTTGAAGTGCGTGCGGAACACGTAGTCCCATAGCGGCGAGCTAACCCCATAACCCTCATTTGGCGACTGGAAGTGATGCCGCATGTGATGACGGCGGAGGTATCCCCAAATACCTCCCTTAATTGGGAAGTGATGCACGGCGTAATGTCCAATGTCGTAAATGAGGTAGCCAGTTACAAACCCGGCCATAAATGCAGGCGCCAGCGTCTCACCTATCGTAAAGTAAAAGAGTGTATAGAACACCACAGCCAGTGGCAAGCTCACGGGTAGTGGCATCACCAGCCGCCACGCATCACTGGGATAGTCGTGGTGCACACCGTGCAGAATCCAGATTATTCGCTTCCCCCATGCTGATTTTGGCTTGTAGTGAAACACGAAGCGATGCAGTGTGTATTCGGTAAATGTCCACGCAACCATGCCTGCCACAAGCAGCAGCACTGTTACCCCAACGCTCACGCTGTAGCTGGCAACTGAGATATACACTAACACCAGCACAAGCGGCACATATACCCAGAGTGGCGATGTCCAGTGCCAGCGCGACAGGGCATCGACAAAATCATTTTCAAACATACGGGGGGATTCGTTTTTATTGGACACGTAAAGCTTCATTTTCACCCAGTTTTTGTTACAAAAATCGGTCAGCCCTTTTCTTCTGCGAGCTGCCCCTACGCAAATACACGAAAGGAGTTGCAGTGCAAATATACAAATTGCATCGCTACGGGCAGTTGCTCACTGCATCAACGCCAAAGGTCAGCTTCGCTGCAGGGCTTTCTTTTTGGGTTAGAGGGGAAAAGGTAATCTGTTTTCTCACCTTCGCCTGAAAAAGGTAGGCTTAATTTTTCGGGAAGTTGGTCCGCAAGCGCGGGAATATCGGCGAAAACCCTTGCTCACGGTAGGCATCCATCACAGCGCGGTATGATTCAATTAGGTTGAGAAAGTCGTCACAGATTTTATCAAATTCACTAAGCAGCTTGCGCAGCTCTTCTTTCTCACCCATTTGGGCAACAGCTTGAATCTGCCCTGCAAGATTATGCAAAAACGCGTGCATCTGTTTGAACTCCTGATAGACTGGCTCTTGGCTGTAGAGCTTATCGCCTACATTTTGAATCCATTGTCCGATTGGGCTTTTTTCAGGCCGGTTAGGATAGACCTCGTCCCAGCTGCTCATCCCATTCGCCGCAGAGCGCACTTTCATCTTCCAAGTGAGAAAATTTGTGCGCACAATTGCCATATCAATCGGTGCAGTGCGTAGAATCTTTGATTTGTCCTCCATTGTTTCTCTCTTGTTTTTAAAAAAGTTCCGCAAACTTAGATTTGCGCTGTTTTTTCGCAAAACTTTTTCTCTGGATTCACAAGACGATGGCAATTGATTTTTCGTGTGTGCCCAATCCGTGCTATGTGATTGAGGAAGCGCGCCTCAGACAAAATCTGGAAACGATTTCCTACGTTGCAAAGTCTGCTGGCGTAGAAATTATCCTTGCCTTGAAAGGTTTTGCACTTTGGAAAACTTTTCCCATCGTGCGCCAATATGTGCGCACCGCAACGGCAAGCTCTCTCAATGAAGCCCGACTTTGCGTGGAAACCTTTGGTGAAAAAGCGCACATTTATTGCGTGGCAATTGATGACCGAGACATTGATGCGCTGCTGGACTGTGCCTCGCACATTACATTTAACTCCTTTTCGCAGTTTGAGCGCTTCAAGCATAAAGCCCGTGCTAAAGGCGTCAGCATTGGCCTTCGTGTCAATCCTGAGCATCGTGAAGTACAAACTGACCTTTACAATCCCTGCTCGCCTTATTCGCGCTTAGGTTTGACGGCTGAGCATTTTCAGAATGGATTGCCCTCAGAAATTGAAGGCTTGCATCTGCACGGACTTTGCGAAAACGATTCCTTTGCCTCAGAACGAATGCTTAACGCCTTTGAAGAGAAGTTCGGCAAGCTATTTTCGCAGCTTAGGTGGGTTAATTTAGGTGGCGGGCATCTTATTACGCGCAAAGGCTACGACACGGCACATTTTATCTCTGTGCTGAAAGCCTTCAAGGCGCGTTATCCACATCTGCAAGTTATTTTAGAGCCCGGCGGCGCGTTTGCTTGGCAAACTGGCTACCTTGTTAGCAAAGTTCTCGATATCGTTGAGAATCGTGGCGTCAAGACCGCTATCGTCAATGTCTCCTTTACCGACCACATGCCTGATTGCTTGGAGATGCCTTACAAGCCCAGCATTTTGGGCGCAATTCCAGAGTATCGCAAGGGACTTTGCAACTACCGAATTGGCGGACTGTCGTGTTTAGCTGGTGATTTTATGACAGAGTATGCTTTCGAGAAACCCCTACAAGTCGGAGACCTTATTGTGTTCGAGGATATGATTCATTACACCATCGTCAAAACCACGATGTTCAACGGCATCTCACATCCAGCTCTCGGAATGTGGACAGCAGACAATCAGTTTACTCTTTTCCGTTCTTTTGATTATGAGGACTACAAAAACCGAATGAGTTAAATTTTTGCGATTTCTGCTGAATTTAGCTACATTAGCCTTGAATAACTATACAGCCATACAACTATGCCACAACGACATTCTAAATACGCAGCGCACGTTGCGGAAATGACCGACGAAAAGCTCGCTCAGGTCGCAGCACGCTTCCGTGTGCTTGGCGAGCCAGCTCGTCTGAAAATTCTCCGCACAATCTGCAGCGAAGAAAAAAATGTGCAACAAATCGTTGCAGAAACCCAGATGGGTCAAGCTAATGTCTCTAAGCATCTTTCGCTGATGTATGAGCACGGCATCGTAGAGCGGCGTAAAGAAGGTCTTAATTGCTACTACAGGCTTGCTGACGATACAATCTTTGAAATCTGCCAGATTGCTTCCAAAGGCGTGGAACGCAACTTGCTCACTAAGCTGCGCCAGTTTCAGCTAAAGACATAGCGCACTTACTTGCTTCTCTTTTACCCACCTTTTGTTTAGAGTTTGGAGCAGCCCTCGAGAGCTGCCTTTCCTTTTGTTTGAAGCTGCTTATGTTGCGCAAAGAACAATTTTGATGCACGTTCAGCCTAGCTCTACATCGGCGGATTATGTCCGTTTCAGTCGCAGCGCCTTCGCCATACGAATTAGAACGTGGCAAACCGATGCCAAGCAAAAATCACGCCCTTATTCAGCTCTGATTAGGCTACCTTTGCCGACGATACTACAGGCATTTCTGTCAAGCTGCAAGATATATTTTCGTAATTTTGTCCTACCTTCCAAATAAAAAAGCCACTGAGTAAACAGTGGCTTTTTGCGTTTGTTGTGCCTTTCTTCAGTTCACCTTTTCAGTTGCTTCTTGGCAGACCAGTTTTCGTCCCCAGTGCAACCAGAGTCGCACGGTGGTCAGTGGCTGCTCTATGACCTGCGCAATCTCAGTGTGTGAAAGTCCAGCTATCTCTGCCAAAAGCATTGCCATCTTGAAGTCAGCTGCTTTGGTAATCATTGCGCGTGCGACTTCTTGGTCATCGACGATCACGCTCGGGTCTTGCTCAATTGTTGCTTCCTGACCGAAAGAACGCAGGTAGGCATTGCGAAACGCTTTGAAAAGCCCTACGGCTGTTTCACTTCTGCCACCTTGCAGGTAAGTTTGACTTACTAGCATACCTGCCGTCGCTTCATTGCCACACATCCAATATGCCAAGTTATAGACATCATCAATGCGGTCTATCATCGCAGGCTGGTTTGCTTCGAGTTGAAAGCTCATACCCATTCTCCTCACAGTTAGTTTGAAGTTGACTGTTACTGATTTGTGGTCAATATAGTGCGAGCCGCAGTGAATGTCAAGTCATTGGTTTTTCTTTTGTTAGTTTAGATTCCGTCTAAACCGTCCTTGGCTCTGTCAGCCTGCTTTCCAGTGCAAAGAAGTAAGCTTTATGTAGCTCTTCTACCTGCGCGTTCAGAACCACTTTGCCGTTTACCGAGAGCATAGCGACCCTTCTTTGCGTGCGTCCTACTTTTTGGTATGGCAGTTGGAACTGCTCCAGCAGTAACTCCAGTTCAGCTTGCTTTTCGGGTGCGACGCTCACCACCACACGTCCTTGTGCTTCTGAGAATAGTACGCTCTGAATTGCTGTATCGGTTTGCTCTGCAGTCAAATTCACTTCAAAGCCCATTTGGTGCTCACTATTCATCATTGCGCACTCCGCCAATGCTACAACTAAGCCTCCGTCCGAGATATCGTGCGCTGAACGCAGCAGCTTTTGCCTTGCAGCCTCGACCAGAAAATCTTGCAAAGCCTTTTCTCTATCGAGGTCGCATGGCGGCGCATCCGTCCCAAGCTCACCGTAGTAGTAAGCAATAAACTCTGACCCATTTAGATCTGTCGCAACTTCCCCGATGAGATAGATTGCATCGTTTTCCTCTTTGAAGGTGGCTGTTATGATATGCTCGACATTTTCAATCAGTCCTATCATTCCGATTGTTGGGGTCGGATAGACGGCGATGCTTTCTCCACCAAGCGTGGATTCATTGTAGAAGCTGACATTGCCACCTGTAACGGGCGTTTCAAATTTTGTGCAGGCTTCACCCATTCCTGCGACTGCTTCCTTGAACTGAAAATAAACCTCTGGTTTGTAAGGGTTGCCAAAATTGAGACAGTTTGTGATGGCAAGCGGTTTTGCGCCTGTACAAGCAATGTTACGTGCACATTCTGCTACAGCAATTTGTGCTCCACGACGCGGATTGAGGTAGACATACTTTGCGTTGCAGTCGATCTTCATTGCTAAGGCTTTTGTTGTGCCTTTGATTCTAACTACAGCTGCATCCGCAATACCTGCTCCTACGACTGTGTTAGTACGCACCATTGTGTCGTATTGCTCAAATATCCAGTGTTTGCTGGCAATGTTGGGGCGAGCCAGCATCGCAAAAATTTCTTTCTGGAAGTCTATCTCAGTGTCTGGCTTGAGTGGCGGGAACTTCACATCTGGCTTTTTTTCCTTCGCGTCACGGTAATAGACAGGTGCTCCGCCCCCTAAGACCAGTGCTGGCGCTGGAATTTCAGCCTTAAGTTCTCCGTGATGCCATACGCGCAGCATTCCATCACTTGTCACCTTGCCAATTACGACGGCACTGAGGTCCCACTTTGCAAAAATGTCAATAATCTTTTGCTCGTAGCCTTTCTTTGCCACAATCAGCATTCGCTCCTGCGACTCAGAGAGCATTATTTCGTAAGCGGTCATATTTTTTTCTCGTGTGGGCACAAGGTCAAGATTTAGTTCCATTCCGCCGATGCCCGTTTTTTCAATTGCGCGTGCCGACATCTCAGATGAAGAGCAAGTTAGTCCTGCTGCTCCCATATCCTGAATGCCAACTACATAGCCGCTCTCAATTGCCTCGAGTGTCGCTTCCAGTAGGAGTTTTTCAGTAAAGGGGTCTCCGACCTGCACACTTGGGCGCTTGTCTTCTGATGCCTCAGACAGCTCTTCTGATGCAAATGTAGCGCCGTGAATGCCGTCTCGCCCTGTTGCTGCGCCTACAATCAAGACGGGATTGCCCTCGCCGCTTGCAATGGCCCGCGCCACTTTGTGATGCTCCACAATCCCTACGGACATTGCATTCACAAGAGGGTTATACTGGTAGCAGTCGTCAAAGTAGACCTCACCGGCGACGGTTGCAACGCCAAATGAATTGCCATAATCGCCGATGCCACGCACGACCCCTTCCAACAAATACTGCACGCGTGCATCAGCCGGGTTACCGAACCGCAGCGAGTTCAGTGCAGCAATTGGTCGAGCGCCCATTGTGAAAATATCCCGATGAATGCCGCCGACCCCCGTCGCTGCACCTTGATACGGCTCAATCGCAGAAGGGTGATTGTGCGATTCAATCTTGAACGCCACTGCTAAACCATCACCAATATCTACCAGTCCAGCATTTTCTTCACCTGCTTTAGCAAGTAGGTGTTTCCCACTTCGTGGTAAGGTTCTTAGCACCGCAATTGAATTTTTGTAGCTGCAGTGCTCTGACCACATTACGGCAAAGATACCCAGCTCCGTATAGGTTGGCGTGCGCCCCAGTATTTGCAAAATCTTCTCGTATTCTTCTTCCAGTAAACCGTGCTGCTTAGCAAGCTCGAGCGTAACGGTGGGTTCGGTCATGTTGCAGTTTAGTTTTGATTTTTGCGGTGCAAATTTCAGTGCTGAAAATAAAAAAGCCTTTGTAGGAGACTACAAAGGCTTGCGACACTCCTGCGTATAGGTTACTTCTTTTCTTCTTTCTTCTCTTCGGGTTTCTTTTCCTCAGGTTTTGCAGGCTCTGTTTCCTTCAAGATGGCACGCAACTGCTGCAGATTCTTTTCAATATCCTGACGACGGCGACGCAATTCTTCAATCTTGCGTGCAGTGGACTCCTTGTCGTCTCCAATATCTTCCAGCTTGCGCAAGATGATGTCAGAGCCTTGTGAGCCTGTGGTGAAGTCAATGAGGCTGGGGTCAGCAGTAGAGCCAAATGCAATCGGCAAGATGTTAAACTGCACGCCAAAGAGTGCTCGCCACTCTGTGTAGTTCGTGGGTGCATTTGGCGGCCGACGCACAATACCGAACGGCCCATACTGCGTCCTGTCCTCTCTGCCCGCTAGTTGATAGTCAAAGCCTAAGGTCAGAGCAAGAAACTCTACGGGCTTCAAGCGCACACCTGCAGAAATGAATGTCATACTTTCACGCGTGTAGGCTTGAGCAGGCGGTTCGGAGATATATGCCCAGCCCCAAATCTCGAGCATTAAATCGACAGATGCAGTTGGATACTTAGCCCCAATTGAGTAAGTGATAGCAGCGCTGTTGCTCTCTACTTTGAATGTTTGAGCTGGTGTGTTAGAGATGTTTTTACCTGAGTCGAAGTAGTTGTATAGCCCTAAGTTCAGGTTGAGGTTAAAGGATTCTCTTGGGAAAAGGTTATCGGCGTAGTAAGACAGCAAAAGATTAATTCCCAGCTCTGGGCCGCCAGCTGAGTACGGGTTACCATACTGATTCCAGCGCTGTGCCAGTGGCAGCATTACAGTTGCCATACCGCCGAGATAGACATAGTCGTTGGCGATACCGAACGAAGCGACCTTTGCCGTAAGAAAAATGCGCTCAAAGACATTCGATGCAGCATCTTGATGATGGATGTCAGTATAGACAACAGGGTTGAGTGCTACCAAGATGTTGTTTGTAAAAGCGTAGTCGAGATGAATGGAGTTTGTAACGATGGAGTGTGCAACCAGATTACCCAGTTGCCCCGTGTAAGCTCCAGCAGTTGTATTGAAGTCAAAATGCGAGAAGAAGGTAAGGCTGCCAGACTTCGGGTTCAGTGCTTCCTGTGTGCGAATTAAGCGACTTGCTGCTGTAAAGACATACTGAGCATGAAGCTCACTTACTGTTGCAGCAGAGAGCATTGCAGCCAGCAGAAGCGTAAGTAAGCGTTTTCTCATTTTTCCTCCAATTTAACGTCTTTGGTTTGTTCTATCTGCTAAGTTCTCGGTTCAGGATGACGATGAGGAAAATTGCGTTGACAATGCTAAACACGGCATTTGTAATCGTTACAATCGTGTTTAGCACACTAATTGGTCCACCGGGCACAATGACCGTATCACCTCGCAAAAGGGCTGGGAAACTCTGCTCTCCCGTTTCAATAAACTTCTCTACATCGACGCGCACGACCTTCTCTATCACTGCTGTATCTGCCCTTGCATAGCGGATGATGCGAATGTCATCTAACTTTGCTGTGGTCGCTGGCCCACCAGCGATAGAGAGCAGTGAAACCAAGTCTGTCGCATATGGCACATAATACTTGCCCGGTCTTCCAACCTGACCCCAGAGATTGACATCAATCAGAATCCCTTGCTCTTGACCAAAGAAATATGCTGCTGGCGCAACATTTGGATTCTGAGGTGCTTCACCCTGTGGTGGCGTTCCAAAAACCTGCGCGTTCAGAGTGTTTTGCGCCAAAGTTACGCAAACAAATGCAATGAAACAAAATCTTTTTGCCATTTACACGCAAAATTTATGTTTAATTGATGAGAACACGAAAGCCCAGCAGTTCCGAGACCGCTCCATAAGCACGGTTAATATCTTCTGGGAACGCCTGCACCTGCCAGCGATACTCCACACCATTTTCAAGTCGCTTAAAGACACGCAGCCCGTTTGTGAAGCGGCGTGCGGGGCTCGGCGCTTGATACGCCTGTCCAAAGTTGATGCTTACAGTATCTCGGTCAAAGAAGCTCGAGCCATCGTAGAGAATGGCTACGCAATCTTCCTCAAAGAAGGTATCAAAGCCCCTGAACTCATAGATTTTGAGCACATAAAATCCGCTCACCAGCGGCGGCTTGCGCCACTCAAATCGAATTGTCGTATCCCGACGTGACAGACGCAAAATACCAATCGGTGACAACGGATTGACGCGCTGCGCCAGTCGGTAGCGTTCAGGCAGCGAGCGCTCGCTACGCGCACCACGGCGCGTGTAGGCTTCTACTTGATAGAAGTATTCCACATCTGGTTGCACTGTAGCATCAATAAAGACTGTATCAGGCAACCCTAATGGCTCTTGTGAACCAAGTGGAATTTCGCGCAGAAGTCGAAAGTTAATAGGCACAGCTGTATCGCGTGCGACTTCCGCGGTGCGGAAAATGCGGTAGCCTGCAATATCGCGCTCTGGATTTCTAAACCACTCTAAGCGAATTGCATTTTGTCCAGGCACAGGTCGTATGCCTTGCTCAATGCGTGCCGTGTCTGAGGAGCGTGGCACAAAGCGCGGTCGCTGCGGTGCAGGTGGCTCTGGGTCAGGCGGACAGCCCCACCACACTAAGCATAGCAACGAATAACTCAGCAAGGAGATAATCCGATGCATCGCTTCCTTATTAGAAAAATTCAGCTAGATTGACTGTCAAGCCTACTCGATGAGGCGCGCCCAATTCACTGGACTGATAAGCGTAGTCCAAGTACAAGGCACGGAGCAGGAAAATTCCTGCACCTAAGGTTAAATTTCGGTCATAGCTCCCAACCCGCAATGCCAAGAGGTCTTTGAAGCGATACTCTACGCCAATTGAAGTCAGCCCTTCGTATTTTGTGTCGCGCGTGAGCAGAAAGATGAGTGCGCTAGACAGAAATTCCAGTGGTTGCTTGTAGGAGAAGTGAAAGAGAAAAGAGCGTGGAATTGCCGCTCGCGTGCGCAGATCTGTATTCCAAGAAATCGTGGTGTTGAAGAGGTCTTTAACCGTTAGAGCCAGCACCAAGTCGCCAAAGAGTTGCTTGCCAACTAAGTCACCGAGTTTGAACTTAATCAGTGTGCCCAAATCGACGCCAATGCCATTGCCCGAGAAACTTACGCGGCGGTCTCCCCCAAAGCTTTGTGAGACATACTTAAAGGTTACACCAAGAGGAATTTCAATTGGCAAACGGAAGTATTGCCAGCCGAAATCCACAGTATTGATGATTGTCTTTCCAAGCGACAGGAACAGCGCATCATCATTGCTTGAAAACGTCGCTCCACCATTGTCCAGAATCCCTGCACGAATCTGTCGGAAGTAGTCACCACGCGCTCCAGTTGGCTCATTGGTCAGCGGAATATTGCCTACGCTATTGCGTATCCAATTGAACGATGCGCCGATCCCTGCCCCTAAATCTTGCGAGTAACCGATGTGGAAATAGTTTGAGAGCGGATTGCCAATTGAGCCAAATTGGCTGGAGTACATCGTAGAGACAAACTTACCTTTGATGAGTGCCAATGCAGACGGATTCCAGAAAAATGCAGAGCCATCGGTGTTGTCAATAGGCGTAAATTGTCCCCCAACGCCCAGTGCACGCACGCCCAGTGGAATGTCCAAAAAGGCTGCGGCGTAGCGCTCTTCTTGCGCCTGCACTTCATTGACCAGCAGCAAGCAAATGAGACTGGTGATATGAATTCGCTTCATTCGCATTCGGTTTAGGTTAGCGCAGGCGCGCAATTTTGATTATCTCTTCTTGCACACGGCCGCGCAAGACCACACGCACTTTGGCGTAATAGACCCCATTTGCCACACTGTTGCCACGCTCATCTAAGCCTGTCCACTCGACCACCCTGCCCCCCACCTGTGTAAAAGTGAGGTTAGAGTTGTTCTCGAATCCCGGTGGCGCCACGCCGGGCTGGCGAAAGGTATTAATGAGTCGCCCTGATGCAGTGTAAATCTTTACCTCAAACTCGTCAGCTGGTTCTTGTCCGATGATTTCGTAGCCGATGTAGGTGCGGTCTTCAAACGGATTGGGATACGCTCCATAGACTCGCAAGCGAAATGCGTCTTCTACCACAAAGCGCAGCGTATCGCTCCGACGCACATTGAGGTTTGCGTCGTGAAAGATGAAACAAACCTCATGCCGACCGTTTGGAAACTCATCATCGTAGGTGATGCCTACGCTGTTGGCATTTGGCGTAGCGGTTGGAATGTTCAGTTTTTCCTGAACGGATGCGGAGCTATCGCCGTTGCGAATGACGCGGATGAATCGGCGGTCTAAGTAAATGCCATTTTGGTCTTGCAGCACGGCTACAATGCGTGGTCGGCGCGGTGCAAAGCCGCCAGGAATATACTCCTGTCCCTCAATGCCGAGCGTAATGCGTGGCTGAGTTTGGTCGTTTGTATGCATTACGGCAAATGTACCAAAGCGTTCTGAGGTCAAGATTACTGTGTTAGGGTCAGGCTTTGATTGATTGGGCAGGCGTAGCCAGCGTTCCAACTCTTCTGCAAAAAAGTAAGCATTCACGAATGGGCGACGCGTGGCAAAGTCTCTGGGGTTCAATCGGAGGGTCAAGCGTAGCGGCCGCACAAGCTGCTGCCCTGAATCCAGTGGCGTAATGCGATACGCCAAGCGCAATTCGGTCGTGTCGTTCTGCGATGCAAGACGCACAAATTCATTATCAGGCTGCGCAAACTTTACAGGATTTTCAATGCGTTCTACCCTTAGCAAACCGTCCCGCGAAAAAGTGGCGGGGTCGTAACTGAAAGTGCAGTTTTCATCGATTGACACGCTTGCTGCATTTCTTGTCTGTACCCAGACAAGGTCATACTTTACTTCACGCTGGTTTGAGAGATTATTGCGAGCGTCTGTATCGAAGGCACTGGCTGTATCACCTACAACCTGAACAGCGATGTTGTAGCTCTGCAGTAGTCTAAAATCGCTGGGAATATCAATCGTCGCGCGCGTCTTACCGTTTGCAGGAATTTGCACGCTCGTGCTACCGATTATTCGCCTTGTGGAACGCAGCCGTGGCGGGACATTCTGGAAATTGGAGTTATCGACTGAGTTTTCGTAAAAAATTACGCGTGCGGCAGCCGGTGTATTGCTCCAGTTATAGACCTCTGCCCCAATTGCCACGCGATTGCCATCTGCATAGAAGCCAATGGTAGGATTATCGTAGAATTGATCGAGCCCGCTACGCACTTTCTGCACAGCCGCCACATCGGTTTCATTGCCAATTGTTACGCGCACTTCCTCACTGCGACTTACTTCGCTGCCTGTTTGCACAAGTGCGTAGTATGCGACTGTATTGCCGCGTCGCATTGCGCTTGCAGGAATGCTCGTGGTGGTTGTAAATGTGTTTGGATTATTC contains:
- a CDS encoding sterol desaturase family protein produces the protein MKLYVSNKNESPRMFENDFVDALSRWHWTSPLWVYVPLVLVLVYISVASYSVSVGVTVLLLVAGMVAWTFTEYTLHRFVFHYKPKSAWGKRIIWILHGVHHDYPSDAWRLVMPLPVSLPLAVVFYTLFYFTIGETLAPAFMAGFVTGYLIYDIGHYAVHHFPIKGGIWGYLRRHHMRHHFQSPNEGYGVSSPLWDYVFRTHFKAAPKRAEDLTD
- the nspC gene encoding carboxynorspermidine decarboxylase, translating into MAIDFSCVPNPCYVIEEARLRQNLETISYVAKSAGVEIILALKGFALWKTFPIVRQYVRTATASSLNEARLCVETFGEKAHIYCVAIDDRDIDALLDCASHITFNSFSQFERFKHKARAKGVSIGLRVNPEHREVQTDLYNPCSPYSRLGLTAEHFQNGLPSEIEGLHLHGLCENDSFASERMLNAFEEKFGKLFSQLRWVNLGGGHLITRKGYDTAHFISVLKAFKARYPHLQVILEPGGAFAWQTGYLVSKVLDIVENRGVKTAIVNVSFTDHMPDCLEMPYKPSILGAIPEYRKGLCNYRIGGLSCLAGDFMTEYAFEKPLQVGDLIVFEDMIHYTIVKTTMFNGISHPALGMWTADNQFTLFRSFDYEDYKNRMS
- a CDS encoding metalloregulator ArsR/SmtB family transcription factor, whose translation is MPQRHSKYAAHVAEMTDEKLAQVAARFRVLGEPARLKILRTICSEEKNVQQIVAETQMGQANVSKHLSLMYEHGIVERRKEGLNCYYRLADDTIFEICQIASKGVERNLLTKLRQFQLKT
- a CDS encoding RNA polymerase subunit sigma-24 codes for the protein MSFQLEANQPAMIDRIDDVYNLAYWMCGNEATAGMLVSQTYLQGGRSETAVGLFKAFRNAYLRSFGQEATIEQDPSVIVDDQEVARAMITKAADFKMAMLLAEIAGLSHTEIAQVIEQPLTTVRLWLHWGRKLVCQEATEKVN
- the purL gene encoding phosphoribosylformylglycinamidine synthase subunit PurL, producing MTEPTVTLELAKQHGLLEEEYEKILQILGRTPTYTELGIFAVMWSEHCSYKNSIAVLRTLPRSGKHLLAKAGEENAGLVDIGDGLAVAFKIESHNHPSAIEPYQGAATGVGGIHRDIFTMGARPIAALNSLRFGNPADARVQYLLEGVVRGIGDYGNSFGVATVAGEVYFDDCYQYNPLVNAMSVGIVEHHKVARAIASGEGNPVLIVGAATGRDGIHGATFASEELSEASEDKRPSVQVGDPFTEKLLLEATLEAIESGYVVGIQDMGAAGLTCSSSEMSARAIEKTGIGGMELNLDLVPTREKNMTAYEIMLSESQERMLIVAKKGYEQKIIDIFAKWDLSAVVIGKVTSDGMLRVWHHGELKAEIPAPALVLGGGAPVYYRDAKEKKPDVKFPPLKPDTEIDFQKEIFAMLARPNIASKHWIFEQYDTMVRTNTVVGAGIADAAVVRIKGTTKALAMKIDCNAKYVYLNPRRGAQIAVAECARNIACTGAKPLAITNCLNFGNPYKPEVYFQFKEAVAGMGEACTKFETPVTGGNVSFYNESTLGGESIAVYPTPTIGMIGLIENVEHIITATFKEENDAIYLIGEVATDLNGSEFIAYYYGELGTDAPPCDLDREKALQDFLVEAARQKLLRSAHDISDGGLVVALAECAMMNSEHQMGFEVNLTAEQTDTAIQSVLFSEAQGRVVVSVAPEKQAELELLLEQFQLPYQKVGRTQRRVAMLSVNGKVVLNAQVEELHKAYFFALESRLTEPRTV